Genomic window (Methanobacterium sp.):
CGTTTTGGTTGTGATCATTTTCTTATTAGCTTCATGGCGTTATTACTCAATTCATTAGTTGGTAAAATAGAAAATGAGCATTTTATGGGTGTACTAATTATAAAATGCTCTTAACTTTAGATGAATTATATTATTTTACAAAAAACTTGGTTACAATCTAATTTTTTGACTTCTTGTTTGAGTTTCTGGTCTTTGCAGTACTCAAATATGTGGCCGCATTTAGTGCAGCGTATTATTCCAACAACCCCACTCGGTATGTGAGGAATGTAGCACATATCTACAAAAGTTTCTTTTATCAAAGTTTGTGATACAGTTTTGTCTTGACAACCGCATTTTGGACATTTTTGATTAAGTTCTTCTGTTTTCATTTTTTTCCACTTTTGGCATCTTTTATCATGATTTGAAATTTCGTATGCGATTCATTTCATGATTATTATTTACATATAAGAGTTTATAATTGGATTTTTTTGACTTCATGTTTGAGTTTCTGGTCTTTGCAGTACTCAAATATGTGGCCGCATTCAGAGCATCGTATGACTCCAACAACACCTACATCAAAATGAGGTACCGGGTTATGAGATTGGGTTACGTGCTGGGCATTTTTTTTGGTTTGAGAAACATTTTTATCTTTACAACCACATTTAGGGCATTTTTGTTTTAATTTTTCGGTTTTCATAGTAAACCTCTTCTATTTTTTTTAAACAGTTTAGGATGAATAGTTAGTGTCTCTGGAAATTGTTTTTTGAACCATTTTAAATACCAACAAAAAGTATAGTTCGTCAACCTCCGAACGTAAGGTATGTTACAAACTAATATTTATAGTTATCTTTTTTCCAATTTTTGAGCACCTCCCAATCATAGGACACAAGATTTATACTGTTTGTTTAATACAACAACAAAAGTATAGATTTCAAATATAAGTTACATAAATAATTTAAACAT
Coding sequences:
- a CDS encoding TIGR04165 family Cys-rich peptide; its protein translation is MKTEKLKQKCPKCGCKDKNVSQTKKNAQHVTQSHNPVPHFDVGVVGVIRCSECGHIFEYCKDQKLKHEVKKIQL
- a CDS encoding TIGR04165 family Cys-rich peptide encodes the protein MKTEELNQKCPKCGCQDKTVSQTLIKETFVDMCYIPHIPSGVVGIIRCTKCGHIFEYCKDQKLKQEVKKLDCNQVFCKII